The Juglans microcarpa x Juglans regia isolate MS1-56 chromosome 2S, Jm3101_v1.0, whole genome shotgun sequence genome has a window encoding:
- the LOC121253705 gene encoding uncharacterized WD repeat-containing protein alr3466-like — translation MLSSDEGEIDVFFDSTDCCSSVDSVADEVLGSVHLEYGVWMNAPVSVKERREIFLRGMGFSELASPKICAEENGMDVAASQELMGLERLKQCSGAVSSSCISSTDLAEENLVCFRGERGSVLDGEDAGLSSPAQESVESDLRACSEEYSRLDVGKRRLKNWLKHFVGKRKGGGDTFVTKISKPNSETPKINRMKVWQNKKRYMEFTALYNGQEIPAHNGLIWTMKFSPDGQYLASGGEDGVIRIWCITSEDASDNYLTAKDSYGIKVKGGKSTFGGKSTGNASIDIPDKVFHIEESPLQEFHGHSSDVLDLSWSHSNCLLSSSTDKTVRLWRLGCEQCLDVFRHNDYVTCIQFNPVDENYFISGSIDGKIRLWRVSEKRVVDWADVRDVITAICYKPDGKGLIVGSIRGTCRFYDASGKHLKLYAQIRIQGRKKTSANKITGIQFCQERSQRVMITSEDSKLRVYDGIDLVQKYRGLPKSGSQMSASFTSSGTHIVSNGEDSRVYLWNYDGMSIQTSKRTKSVRSCEHFFSEGVTVAIPWSGSGAGQRSSQTLDHLEATSRFTDSERFSSRGNWFSMDGSCRGSATWPEEKLPLWDVPVSEEESQDQHHGNAQKHRAISNMWGLVIVTAGCDGTIRTFHNYGLPVRL, via the exons ATGCTGAGCTCTGATGAGGGAGAAATTGACGTGTTCTTTGACTCGACAGATTGCTGTTCGTCTGTAGATTCAGTTGCAGATGAAGTGTTAGGTTCTGTACATTTAGAATATGGTGTCTGGATGAATGCACCAGTAAGCGTTAAGGAAAGGCGGGAGATATTTTTACGTGGAATGGGTTTCTCTGAGCTTGCTTCTCCTAAGATTTGTGCTGAGGAGAATGGAATGGACGTTGCTGCCTCCCAAGAGCTGATGGGGTTGGAGAGGCTTAAGCAATGTAGTGGAGCAGTCTCAAGCTCTTGCATTTCATCTACTGATCTAGCGGAGGAAAATTTGGTTTGTTTTAGAGGAGAGAGGGGATCAGTTCTCGATGGGGAAGATGCTGGGCTTTCCAGTCCTGCTCAGGAATCTGTAGAGAGTGATCTGCGTGCGTGTTCAGAAGAATATAGCCGCTTAGATGTGGGTAAAAGGAGATTGAAGAATTGGTTAAAACACTTTGTCGGCAAGAGGAAGGGTGGAGGAGATACATTtgtaacaaaaatatcaaaaccaaatTCTGAAACACCTAAGATAAACAGAATGAAGGTGTGGCAGAATAAGAAGAGGTACATGGAGTTTACTGCTCTTTACAATGGGCAAGAGATTCCTGCACACAATGGCTTAATTTGGACAATGAAGTTTAGTCCAGATGGCCAGTACCTAGCAAGTGGTGGCGAAGATGGGGTTATACGTATTTGGTGCATTACATCAGAAGATGCCTCTGATAATTATTTGACGGCTAAAGATAGTTATGGTATAAAAGTGAAAGGTGGCAAGTCCACTTTTGGAGGAAAAAGCACGGGCAATGCCTCCATTGACATTCCTGATAAGGTTTTTCACATTGAAGAGTCACCACTACAAGAATTTCATGGCCATTCTAGTGATGTGTTAGACCTGTCTTGGTCCCATTCGAAT TGTCTTCTTTCATCATCCACGGATAAAACTGTCCGTCTGTGGCGATTGGGTTGCGAACAATGTTTAGATGTTTTCCGTCACAATGATTATG TGACGTGCATTCAGTTCAATCCTGTTGATGAAAATTACTTCATCAGTGGCTCCATAGATGGAAAAATTAGACTTTGGCGGGTATCTGAAAAGCGTGTCGTTGACTGGGCTGATGTGCGAGATGTAATAACTGCTATATGTTACAAGCCAGATGGGAAA GGTTTAATAGTTGGTTCTATTAGAGGCACTTGCCGATTCTACGATGCATCAG GCAAACATTTAAAACTTTATGCACAGATACGTATTCAAGGTAGAAAGAAGACCTCAGCTAACAAGATCACTGGCATTCAG TTTTGCCAAGAAAGATCTCAAAGAGTTATGATAACATCAGAAGACTCCAAGCTCCGAGTCTATGATGGCATTGATCTTGTCCAGAAATACAGAG GTCTTCCAAAGTCAGGAAGTCAGATGTCAGCTTCCTTCACTTCAAGTGGGACACATATAGTCTCAAATGGAGAGGACTCTCGCGTTTATCTCTGGAACTATGATGGGATGTCAATCCAAACATCGAAACGAACAAAATCCGTGCGTTCTTGTGAACATTTCTTCTCCGAAGGTGTGACGGTTGCAATACCTTGGTCGGGCAGTGGAGCAGGACAGAGGAGTTCACAGACACTGGACCACTTAGAGGCCACATCTAGGTTCACGGATTCAGAGAGGTTTTCCAGCCGGGGTAATTGGTTCTCAATGGATGGCTCATGCAGGGGTTCTGCAACTTGGCCGGAAGAGAAACTTCCTCTGTGGGATGTACCAGTTTCAGAAGAAGAATCTCAGGATCAGCACCACGGTAATGCCCAAAAACACAGGGCCATATCAAACATGTGGGGGTTGGTGATTGTGACTGCTGGATGCGATGGAACAATCCGGACATTCCATAACTATGGGCTTCCCGTCAGGctgtaa